The following DNA comes from Papaver somniferum cultivar HN1 chromosome 4, ASM357369v1, whole genome shotgun sequence.
ACTAAGAAGAAATCTCTGTAAGTTGAACTGCAGAAGAAGTGACTGAAGTAGAAGAAGCAACTGAAGTAGATAAAGGAGTCCCAAGCAACTGAGATAAAAGCCTTGAAAAAGCTGGAAAACACAAGCCTTTAGTAAAGAGATCTGCCAGTTGATCTTCTGAAGAAATATGCTGCAACTTTAAGAATCCTTCCTCAACCAATTCCCTGACAGTGTGATATTGTATTTCTATGTGCTTGGTCCATTGCCAACCTCCACATGATCCTTGCCTTTGTAAGATGTAGAATTATGAAGTAAAGTCTCATCTCCAGTCATGTGTGCAGTAACACCAGAATCAGAAATCCAATGAGTAGCAGTTGAAGTAGATGGTGCAGAATGATCTTCAGTAAAAGTTGTAAAGGCTTGTTGGGAAGAAATTTCCTGAGCTTCATTAGCAGAATTAGTAAATGTTGGAGGATGATATCTGAAATAACATCTGCTAGCATAATGACCTCTCTTTCTACAAATTTGACATTCTActgaagaaaaatctcttctAGTTCCATTTCCATTTCCCTGTCCAAATGTACCACCTTGAGACACAATATTTTGACCATTGTTATTTCTTGAATTAAAATTTCCACTATTGCTTGAACCATTGTTATTTCTTGGTTTGCTCCGACCATTACCAGAAAAGTTATTGCCACCATTTCCATTTTTTCCATAAAGAGCATGTTGAGTATCATAAGTAGTACTGGAATCTTGTTGTTGTTCAATAAGCCATTGCTCATGGGTTAATAATCTTGGTTTTAACTCTGCAAAAGTAAAAGGAGTCTCCCTGTTCTGTGCCGCAACTACAAAAGTATCAAATTCTCTGCCTAAGCCATTAAGCACATATATAACCAAACCTGAATCACTCATCTTTTCTCCAATGGCAGCTAAAGAATCAACAATGGTTTTGATATTTTGTAAATAAACCAGAATTGTAAGATTACCCTTTTTAACATTGTGCAATTGATTCATGAGCATACTTTTTCTGGCTAAGAATTGACTTCTAAAAGATATTTCAAGATATGCCCAAATTTCATGAGAAGTAGATAATCCTAAAACATCACTAGACACAGAATCTGTAAAAGTAGCTTTTAAACAGCtagtaacaaaacaatcaatCTTCCTCCAAAGAACCCATTGAGGGTTTATAGACAAAACTCCATTAACTTCTAAATTCTTAACCGGTTCAATAACATCACCAGTAACATACCCATACAGATCAGTAGATATAAGAATCGATTCCATTTGATCTTTCCACAACAAAAAATTATTGGGACCTAATTTTGCAGAAACAAAATTTGAAATATTTGAGAATGGAAAGGTAAAATCAGAACTAGTACCCATCATAGCAGCGGAAGTAGAAGTCATATCTTTGCGTCTTCTATAAACAATTGTTGCAGACATTAACCAGATTGAAGAAAGTTGATGAAGAATAACCCCAGACGCAAATCTTGAATGAAATCTTTATGTAGTAAGAAGTGTTCTTGAAAATTTTGTAATTAATCTGAATCAAAAATTTTGGAAAAGGGTTTTATGATTCGTTGAATGTTGTAAAAGATATTGAGAAAATTTGTGTAGCAGAAGAAATTTTTACTCTCAGGATCGTCTGATACCATGAGAAACACTGAAGTTGATATTATTATAAAGAATTGTTTTCAATGTAAACTAAAAAAGTACTATTACAAGTATTTAAAGATAAACATTGGGTGTAATAATACAAGTCAAGTCAATATTGACCAGTTGACTTGACACAAACTATTCACACACTTATATCTCTAATAGACTTGAATATATGGCATTCTGCAATGCATCTTTGAGGCTGTGTGTATTAGGTGCTAAACCGCCACAAAATAGACAATGCACAGTACCCAGACACTAAGAAATTACATACAGCCATTAGAAGAAAAAGATAACATAATTTGTTGATTATTAATCAAACATTAGATAGATAGATGGATCATAAATCAGTTGACGCTGCCGAGTGGCCAATATGCATATAATGTGACCGCCTCAGGAACCTCACCATCTCTTTCTAGGAGCATACCCAAAGTGATACATGTAAAGCACCATAAAAACAACACCCAAATAAGCAAAGCACATGGAACCGAACACAAGTATTGTCCTGCAACAGCTTGTTTTTACTCTGCATATACAAATCTTGCATCCACACCGATAACAAAATGTGGCTTTACATCTGCAATTCAAAAATTAGAATTACCAGGAGACATTACGACTTGAAAATCATACGTATTTTTATAGAATGATGATGGGAAGAGCAAAACATACTGATTTATGTACCTGCAAGTCATTAAGGAACACCCACGTTTACGTTCCACGTAACAGCTGCAATTTGGACATCGAGTCCATTTCTGTTGTCTAGCAGTCTCCAGGAACAGAAGATCGTTTCTATCGACGTCATTTACCAGATTCCCTCTTCTATGACATCTATGATTTTCCTTCCATGGAACCATACAGTgaaaacagaatatcttcttgcaATTTGGACAGGTTGATTTTCTAATGGTCGCACTAGTTGAAGTACTTGAAAATGCAATTGTCATGGCACACTCGTTTAAAACTAATTCGCTACATTCACGAAAAGGGCAATAAGATCTCCCATAGGCAAACCCGCCTTTTGATGATTCCATTAATACAACTGATTCACAAAGTACACGACACCATTTCTCGAACACGAATGTGGGGAGAATGGAGCGACAAGATAAAGCGTTGAAGAAATCAGTGCAATTGCTATTAGGACATTTTATTTCCGCAATGTTGTCGTGTATAACTTTTACTTCGATGTACTTGACGATGCAGTCAGTACAGTAAGGGTGAAGGCATCCATCCATCTCCATGTTCATAAATTTCTGGTTTTCAAGAACTGGCTCGATACAGATTTCGCAAGTGAAAAAGTTGTCAGTAATACTACTATTACTTGAACTGTCATGGATAGGTGAAGGGGGTGTTTCGAGGTTTTGGACTGTAATTTCTATCTCCATGCTCTGCAACATTGAGAACTAAGAGCATTTGCTAAGCTTAATATTTGTAGAGAGTGAGAACTGAGAAGGTTCGTTTTGAAGGCTTGTAACTGAATTAGGTCATACGATAGAGATGTGCAGGAAGATGTCATGGTTGGTTAGAAGTCACGTTCCAAAGCCAGTTATGAGGAACACAATATGTAAATGTTTACTAGTTTTGTGGGTCGTATTAATTTGTTAATTGCTAAGTAAAAAAAATGATAGAAAATACATCACTCGATTAGTTAGTTTGTGGCCACAGAGAGGTATAAAGTGCTGGGACTTGGCACTCAAGCGAAGTAAGCTGCTGAACTATGGGAATGGAATAGGAAGTTTTCCTGCccaatttgttttgtttttttgagtTAAAATTGCAAATAAACAACAGAATTTGTCAATCAATTCTGCATTGGTTTTTCTAAAAGTGATGCATCAAGCTATTATGATTTGTCAACAAATTGGGCCTTCACTTTGCACCGGGGACTGCATTCTTTTGTTTGCTTGCTTGCTAGCTAAAATCGAAGACTCGTGTTGCTAGCCGAGCAATATGCGCTCATGCGGTTTAATTTGGACAGTGTATATATATT
Coding sequences within:
- the LOC113273889 gene encoding probable E3 ubiquitin-protein ligase RNF217 produces the protein MLQSMEIEITVQNLETPPSPIHDSSSNSSITDNFFTCEICIEPVLENQKFMNMEMDGCLHPYCTDCIVKYIEVKVIHDNIAEIKCPNSNCTDFFNALSCRSILPTFVFEKWCRVLCESVVLMESSKGGFAYGRSYCPFRECSELVLNECAMTIAFSSTSTSATIRKSTCPNCKKIFCFHCMVPWKENHRCHRRGNLVNDVDRNDLLFLETARQQKWTRCPNCSCYVERKRGCSLMTCRCKATFCYRCGCKICICRVKTSCCRTILVFGSMCFAYLGVVFMVLYMYHFGYAPRKRW